From one Rosa rugosa chromosome 4, drRosRugo1.1, whole genome shotgun sequence genomic stretch:
- the LOC133745175 gene encoding aquaporin PIP1-3-like, with translation MEGKEEDVKVGATKFPEKQPLGTSAQTHKDYKDPPPAPLFEPHELISWSFYRAGIAEFVATFLFLYISVLTVMGVNREPTKCTSVGVQGIAWAFGGMIFALVYCTAGISGGHINPAVTFGLFLARKLSLTRAVFYIIMQTLGAIAGAGVVKAFQKTQYELLGGGANYVNHGYTKGDGLGAEIVGTFVLVYTVFSATDAKRNARDSHVPILAPLPIGFAVFVVHLATIPITGTGINPARSLGAAIIYDKEHAWDDQWIFWVGPFIGAALAAMYHQIVIRAIPFKSRAQSSSSYSL, from the exons ATGGAGGGTAAGGAAGAGGATGTTAAGGTTGGAGCCACCAAGTTCCCAGAGAAACAACCTTTGGGGACATCAGCTCAGACACACAAGGACTACAAGGACCCGCCACCAGCTCCATTGTTTGAACCTCATGAGCTCATCTCATGGTCTTTCTATAGAGCTGGGATTGCTGAGTTTGTGGCCACATTCTTGTTCCTCTACATCAGTGTGTTGACTGTGATGGGGGTCAATAGGGAACCAACCAAGTGTACCTCTGTGGGTGTTCAGGGAATTGCTTGGGCCTTTGGTGGTATGATCTTTGCACTGGTCTACTGTACTGCTGGTATCTCAG GTGGACACATTAACCCAGCTGTGACCTTTGGTCTGTTCCTAGCAAGGAAGCTCTCCCTCACCAGAGCTGTTTTCTACATCATCATGCAGACCCTTGGAGCCATTGCTGGTGCTGGAGTTGTGAAGGCCTTCCAGAAGACCCAGTATGAGCTTTTGGGTGGTGGAGCCAACTATGTGAACCATGGCTACACCAAGGGTGATGGCCTTGGGGCTGAGATTGTTGGCACCTTTGTGCTTGTTTACACTGTCTTCTCTGCTACTGATGCTAAGAGGAATGCTAGAGACTCTCATGTCCCT ATTTTGGCTCCTCTTCCAATTGGGTTTGCTGTGTTCGTGGTTCACTTGGCCACCATCCCCATTACAGGAACTGGCATCAACCCTGCCAGGAGTCTCGGAGCTGCCATCATCTACGACAAGGAGCATGCTTGGGATGACCAG TGGATCTTCTGGGTTGGACCATTCATTGGTGCTGCACTTGCTGCTATGTACCACCAGATAGTCATCAGGGCCATTCCTTTCAAGTCCAGggcccaatcttcttcttcgtaCTCACTCTAG
- the LOC133745335 gene encoding short-chain dehydrogenase TIC 32, chloroplastic-like, translated as MWMFGRKGPSGYSARSTAEDVTQGIGGTGLTALVTGASSGLGLETTRVLALRGVHVVMAVRNTDAGRDVKESILKEVPTANIDVMELDLSSLASVRKFASEYKSSGLPLNILINNAGVMATPFMLSHDNIELQFATNHLGHFLLTNLLLDTMKKTTSESKKEGRIVIVSSEAHRYAYSEGIRFDLINDESGYNSMYAYGQSKLANILHASELAKRLKAEGVDITANSLHPGSIVTNLLRYHSYINAVANMVGKYVLKNVHQGAATECYLALHPQAKGVSGEYFMDSNIANPTALAKDAELAKKLWDFSLSLTEPK; from the exons ATGTGGATGTTTGGGAGGAAAGGGCCTTCTGGGTATTCAGCCCGCTCTACAGCTGAGGATGTTACTCAAGGGATTGGCGGAACTGGCCTCACTGCACTTGTTACAG GAGCTTCAAGTGGTCTTGGTTTGGAAACAACACGTGTTTTAGCATTGCGTGGTGTTCATGTTGTCATGGCAGTAAGGAATACAGATGCGGGTAGGGATGTCAAAGAATCAATACTTAAGGAAGTCCCCACTGCCAATATTGATGTCATGGAACTAGATCTCAGCTCATTGGCATCAGTAAGAAAATTTGCATCGGAATATAAATCATCTGGTCTTCCATTGAATATCCTGAT TAATAATGCAGGTGTTATGGCAACTCCATTCATGCTTTCGCATGACAACATTGAACTGCAGTTTGCAACCAACCATTTAG GTCATTTTCTTTTGACAAACCTTCTATTGGATACCATGAAAAAGACAACAAGTGAAAGCAAAAAAGAGGGAAGGATCGTGATTGTATCATCAGAGGCTCATCGGTATGCATATAGTGAGGGGATTCGCTTTGATTTGATCAATGATGAATCAGG GTACAACAGTATGTATGCTTATGGACAATCAAAGCTAGCCAACATATTGCATGCTAGTGAGCTTGCAAAGCGCTTGAAG GCAGAAGGGGTTGATATAACTGCTAATTCCCTTCATCCTGGATCAATTGTTACCAATCTTCTACGGTACCACAGTTACATTAATG CTGTTGCTAATATGGTCGGCAAATATGTGCTTAAAAATGTTCACCAG GGAGCTGCGACTGAATGCTATTTGGCATTGCATCCGCAAGCTAAGGGTGTAAGTGGTGAGTATTTTATGGACAGCAACATTGCCAATCCAACGGCTCTGGCTAAAGATGCAGAATTGGCAAAGAAGCTATGGGACTTCAGTTTGAGCCTGACAGAACCGAAGTAA